One Aegilops tauschii subsp. strangulata cultivar AL8/78 chromosome 7, Aet v6.0, whole genome shotgun sequence genomic window carries:
- the LOC109760900 gene encoding GDSL esterase/lipase At3g09930-like, protein MKLPPAVVCLLLILVCFDAARVEARGTPSAQGSRNQWSSMFVFGDDFVDNGNRPNITGEKTSRQWSYPYGSYLNSHYSTSPVLTGRFSNYRMQSDFIARMLGLHEAPPAYELTEDQSCDSSGMTFASGGAGVFKVKTKKVPTLAAQVQTFKRLVKDGVISTHQLHHSVALIAISGNDYMSDSDIETGFYTSFDDLDTYVGNVATEILDNVAQLQMLGVRKVLVNNLHPIGCTPLHTSSNNYTTCDLLGNYGASVHNKYLKQMLEERDNVHILDLYTAFTNIINHAPGGGSAESKNFKGKLTPCCESAYKGGYCGERSHSGKRLYDLCETPDKMFYWDQTHPTHAGWEAVMKALQQPLMEFLDEDYVA, encoded by the exons ATGAAGCTTCCGCCGGCTGTTGTCTGTCTTCTCCTCATCCTCGTCTGCTTTGATG CTGCTCGCGTGGAGGCCCGAGGCACACCTTCTGCCCAGGGGTCGAGGAACCAATGGTCCAGCATGTTCGTCTTCGGCGACGACTTTGTCGACAACGGCAACCGTCCCAACATCACCGGTGAAAAGACATCGCGCCAATGGAGCTACCCCTACGGCTCCTATCTCAACTCTCATTATTCTACGTCTCCTGTTTTGACCGGGCGCTTCTCCAACTACAGGATGCAATCAGATTTTATAG CAAGGATGTTGGGTCTCCATGAAGCCCCTCCAGCGTACGAGCTCACAGAAGATCAATCTTGTGACTCatctggcatgacctttgctTCTGGTGGCGCTGGTGTCTTCAAGGTGAAGACCAAGAAGGTGCCGACACTTGCCgcacaagttcaaactttcaagAGGCTTGTCAAGGATGGGGTCATCTCAACACATCAGCTTCACCACTCCGTCGCGCTCATCGCCATCTCCGGCAATGATTACATGAGCGACTCCGACATTGAGACTGGCTTCTACACAAGCTTCGATGAT CTTGATACTTATGTCGGAAACGTGGCGACTGAGATCCTAGATAATGTGGCGCAACTGCAGATGCTTGGTGTGAGAAAGGTGTTAGTAAACAACTTGCATCCTATTGGTTGCACGCCTTTGCATACTAGTTCGAACAACTACACCACGTGTGACCTTCTCGGCAATTATGGTGCATCCGTGCACAACAAGTATCTAAAACAAATGCTCGAAGAAAGGGACAACGTTCACATACTGGACCTCTACACCGCTTTCACTAACATCATCAATCATGCCCCTG GTGGAGGGTCGGCTGAGTCCAAGAATTTCAAGGGCAAACTGACCCCGTGCTGCGAGAGTGCCTATAAGGGAGGGTACTGTGGAGAGCGTAGCCATTCAGGGAAGCGCTTGTACGACCTATGTGAAACTCCTGACAAGATGTTCTACTGGGACCAGACACACCCAACACATGCTGGGTGGGAAGCTGTAATGAAGGCGCTGCAACAGCCTTTGATGGAGTTTCTTGATGAGGACTACGTTGCATGA